Proteins encoded within one genomic window of Vidua macroura isolate BioBank_ID:100142 chromosome 2, ASM2450914v1, whole genome shotgun sequence:
- the SLN gene encoding sarcolipin, with translation MERSTREICLNFMVVLITVILMWLLVKSYQD, from the coding sequence ATGGAACGTTCCACACGAGAAATTTGCCTCAACTTCATGGTTGTCCTGATTACTGTGATCCTCATGTGGCTCCTTGTGAAGTCTTATCAGGATTGA